Proteins found in one Triticum urartu cultivar G1812 chromosome 4, Tu2.1, whole genome shotgun sequence genomic segment:
- the LOC125554046 gene encoding uncharacterized protein LOC125554046, whose amino-acid sequence MPPTTPVPSLPEELLEEVFLHLPPDEPEHLVRASLASKLWLGLLTGARFRGRYRDFHGAPPMLGFLYTLPFLCSSPPSTDPRPHFVSTTKFAARIPDDLRGHSEYDAQDCRHGRVLIRCKDLGHRMLFIWNPMTGCSTELRPSTEYMEAESHGAAVLCALTGCDHRACHEGPFRVVFVYLDQDEGEGVCVASAAVLLSDSDSSKRPNGKWCEPCSRLHLVDDAFIEARPPVLVQDALHFMLRHYEDYRRVGILKYDLGSNCLSLIDAPLEGPVIDDAATLMAMEDDSLGLAHVERLTLNLWSRQMASHGVASWTQRAIVDLGNLLPIQNPEEDLELLGSVEGSDTVFVTTDMGIYEINLKSLRWKKLWKTDKFCALIPYMSFYNR is encoded by the coding sequence ATGCCGCCGACGACCCCCGTTCCATCTCTGCCGGAAGAGCTTCTCGAGGAGGTCTTCCTCCACCTCCCGCCGGACGAGCCGGAGCACCTCGTGCGCGCCTCCCTCGCCAGCAAGCTCTGGCTCGGCCTCCTCACCGGCGCTCGCTTCCGCGGCCGCTACCGCGACTTCCATGGAGCTCCCCCCATGCTCGGCTTCCTATATACCCTGCCCTTCTTATGTTCCAGTCCGCCGTCGACAGACCCCCGCCCACACTTCGTCTCCACCACGAAATTCGCCGCACGCATTCCCGACGACCTCCGGGGGCACTCGGAGTACGATGCGCAGGACTGCCGCCATGGCCGCGTTCTCATCAGGTGTAAGGATCTGGGACACAGGATGCTCTTCATTTGGAACCCCATGACGGGCTGTTCCACGGAGCTGCGCCCGTCCACAGAATACATGGAGGCCGAAAGCCATGGGGCTGCGGTGCTCTGCGCCCTCACCGGCTGTGACCACCGCGCGTGTCACGAGGGCCCCTTCCGGGTCGTCTTTGTCTACCTGGACCAGGATGAGGGCGAGGGTGTTTGTGTTGCATCCGCAGCCGTGCTCTTGTCTGATTCTGATTCCAGCAAGCGGCCCAATGGCAAATGGTGTGAGCCGTGCTCTCGTCTTCATCTTGTGGACGATGCATTCATTGAGGCAAGACCCCCAGTCCTCGTCCAAGACGCACTTCACTTCATGCTTAGGCACTATGAGGATTATCGTCGTGTAGGAATTCTCAAGTATGACTTGGGCTCTAACTGCTTATCACTAATTGACGCGCCATTGGAGGGGCCTGTCATTGACGATGCCGCCACACTCATGGCGATGGAGGATGACAGCTTGGGACTTGCACATGTGGAAAGGTTAACCCTCAATCTGTGGTCAAGGCAGATGGCTTCTCACGGAGTTGCCTCATGGACTCAGCGTGCAATCGTCGATCTTGGGAACCTTCTCCCCATTCAAAATCCCGAGGAAGATCTTGAACTGCTTGGATCTGTGGAGGGCAGTGATACTGTGTTCGTGACCACGGACATGGGCATCTATGAGATTAATCTCAAGTCACTACGATGGAAGAAGCTGTGGAAGACAGACAAGTTCTGTGCTTTGATTCCGTACATGAGTTTCTACAACCGCTGA